The Athene noctua chromosome 23, bAthNoc1.hap1.1, whole genome shotgun sequence genome window below encodes:
- the PI16 gene encoding peptidase inhibitor 16 yields the protein MVDPGPNDREALELSWSLSDEEKKIILDGHNKYRSQVSPPAMDMLKMSWDMELEAFAQAYAEKCIWDHNKERGRRGENLFAMAPTLDLEFAVEDWNGEEKYYNLTTSTCAPGQMCGHYTQVVWASTYQIGCGAKFCEKIEGIETEDMYLLVCNYYPPGNMKGRKPYKEGPSCSQCPEDRVCVNSLCEPIVEETTPAPVTTKASPSAPTTAMPKPTTTAKPAPTTPVPTTAKPAPTTPVPTTAKPPPTTTLPTTTTAKPPTTTLTTAKPKPTTTLPTTAKPKPTTTLPTTAKPKPTTTLPTTAKPKPTTMLSTTTTAKPPTTTLTTAKPKPTTMLPTTAKPKPTTLAPIATTAKPKPATTLPLTTPAKLKPAAPAATTAMAKSKPTMPAPTTTPAQPKPTMLTTTMPKPTTTTTTKSTPTTPKPTTTTTTTKPKPTTTTATAKPTPTTPKPATTTTTAKPKPTTTTTTAKPSPTTPKHSTTTTTTKPSPTTPKPTTTTTTTKPKPTTPKPTTTTTTTTTTTKPSPTTTTTTTKPSPTTPKPTTTTTTTKPSPTTTTTTTKPSPTTPKPTTTTTTTKPSPTTPKLTTTTTTTKPKPTTTTTTTKPSPTTPKLTTTTTTTKPKPTTTVAKPKPATAKPTPTTTTSAKPKITTPPPALSTTAKTQAKTSTTTKPEPTETETLNPTEATVLTLSFEPTLDLDYKVSPEVEVDTGEPVSPLTTKDPALLESMGTAFSPRSVPEMNKDVKEDGKEKSAFSSPPPSPSQIVPEIKLVFNKGELITPSKSVVFSPEEPTFLRLTSSSKEKKGQSPAFQTSLSGALDTEELETNSDQTSMDQPTAGAPATYLGLSLFLLPSVILVGLLL from the exons ATGGTAGACCCTGGGCCTAACGACAGAGAAG CGCTGGAGCTGAGCTGGTCCTTgagtgatgaagaaaagaagaTAATCTTGGATGGGCACAATAAATACCGCTCCCAGGTGTCTCCTCCTGCTATGGATATGCTGAAGATG AGCTGGGACATGGAGCTGGAGGCCTTTGCTCAAGCCTACGCAGAGAAGTGCATCTGGGACCACAACAAGGAGAGGGGCCGACGGGGGGAAAACCTCTTCGCTATGGCCCCAACCCTGGACCTAGAATTTGCTGTGGAAGACTGGAACGGGGAGGAGAAATACTACAACTTGACAACTTCCACGTGTGCCCCTGGACAGATGTGTGGCCACTACACTCAG GTGGTCTGGGCAAGCACGTATCAGATCGGCTGTGGGGCAAAGTTTTGTGAGAAGATCGAAGGAATCGAAACAGAGGACATGTACCTGCTTGTTTGCAACTATTACCCGCC GGGTAATATGAAAGGCCGAAAGCCATACAAGGAAGGACCCTCATGCTCGCAGTGTCCTGAGGACAGAGTCTGTGTCAACTCCCTGTGTG AACCCATTGTAGAAGAGACCACTCCAGCCCCTGTGACAACAAAGGCAAGCCCATCCGCCCCAACCACAGCCATGCCAAAACCCACAACCACAGCCAAACCAGCACCCACAACACCAGTGCCCACCACAGCCAAACCAGCACCCACAACACCAGTGCCCACCACAGCCAAACCACCACCCACAACCACACTCCCAACTACAACCACAGCCAAACCACCCACAACTACACTCACCACAGCCAAGCCAAAACCCACAACCACGCTCCCAACCACAGCCAAGCCAAAACCCACAACCACGCTCCCAACCACAGCCAAGCCAAAACCCACAACCACGCTCCCAACCACAGCCAAGCCAAAACCCACAACCATGCTCTCAACCACAACCACAGCCAAACCACCCACAACTACACTCACCACAGCCAAGCCAAAACCCACAACCATGCTCCCAACCACAGCTAAGCCAAAACCCACAACACTAGCACCTATTGCAACAACAGCCAAGCCAAAACCTGCCACCACCCTCCCACTGACAACCCCAGCCAAGCTAAaacctgcagcaccagcagccacCACAGCCATGGCCAAATCAAAACCCACCATGCCAGCACCCACCACCACTCCTGCCCAGCCAAAGCCCACCATGCTCACAACCACCATGccaaaacccaccacaaccaCTACGACTAAATCAACACCCACCACGCCAAAGCCCACCACAACCACCACTACAActaaaccaaaacccaccacaaccaCCGCTACCGCCAAGCCAACACCCACCACACCAAAGCCCGCCACAACCACCACTACagccaaaccaaaacccactacAACCACCACTACAGCCAAACCATCACCGACCACGccaaaacacagcacaaccaCCACTACAACCAAACCATCACCCACCACACCAAAACCCACTACAACCACCACTACAACCAAACCAAAGCCcaccacaccaaaacccaccacaactACCACCACAACCACCACTACAACCAAACCATCACCCACCACAACCACCACTACAACCAAACCATCACCcaccacaccaaaacccaccacaaccaCCACTACAACCAAACCATCACCCACCACAACCACCACTACAACCAAACCATCACCcaccacaccaaaacccaccacaaccaCCACTACAACCAAACCATCACCCACCACACCAAAACTCACCACAACCACCACTACAACCAAACCAAAGCCCACCACAACCACCACTACAACCAAACCATCACCCACCACACCAAAACTCACCACAACCACCACTACAACCAAACCAAAGCCCACCACAACTGTGGCTAAGCCAAAGCCTGCTACAGCCAAGCCAACACCTACCACTACGACATCAGCAAAGCCAAAAATCACCACACCACCACCAGCGCTTAGCACAACAGCCAAGACACAAGCGAAAACTTCCACAACCACAAAGCCAGAACCCACTGAAACAGAAACACTCAATCCTACCGAGGCAACTGTGTTAACTCTTTCCTTTGAGCCCACGTTAGACCTGGATTATAAAGTATCTCCAGAAGTAGAGGTAGACACTGGAGAGCCTGTCAGCCCCTTAACTACAAAGGATCCAGCCTTACTAGAAAGCATGGGCACAGCCTTCAGCCCCAGATCAGTCCCAGAAATGAATAAAGATGTGAAAGAGGATGGGAAAGAGAAATCAGCCTTTTCCAGTCCACCTCCATCCCCCAGCCAAATTGTTCCAGAGATCAAGTTAGTTTTCAATAAAGGTGAACTCATAACCCCCTCAAAGTCAGTGGTTTTCAGCCCTGAAGAGCCTACCTTCTTGCGCTTAACATcatcttccaaagaaaaaaaagggcagagCCCTGCTTTCCAGACCTCCCTCTCAG GTGCCCTGGACACTGAAGAACTGGAGACAAACTCAGACCAGACGAGCATGGATCAGCCCACGGCTGGAGCCCCCGCTACCTACTTGGGGCTTTCACTCTTTCTCCTACCCAGTGTCATCCTGGTGGGCCTTCTGCTTTGA